Proteins encoded together in one Halorubellus sp. JP-L1 window:
- the hisA gene encoding 1-(5-phosphoribosyl)-5-[(5-phosphoribosylamino)methylideneamino]imidazole-4-carboxamide isomerase — protein sequence MRPFSEFEVVPAVDVQDGEVVQLVQGERGTETTYGDPVDAARRWVDAGAETLHLVDLDGAFEGERANADAVERVVDAVDVPVQLGGGIRTAADARDLLDRGVDRVILGTAAVQDPEIVGEISETHPESVVVSLDAKDGEVVVEGWTESTGLDPAEAATRYADLGACAILFTDVDVEGRLEGVATEPVRELAAAVDLPVIASGGVASVEDVLALRDAGAAATVVGSALYEGRFSLADARDALATDRED from the coding sequence ATGCGACCGTTCAGCGAGTTCGAGGTGGTGCCGGCAGTCGACGTCCAGGACGGCGAGGTCGTCCAGCTCGTCCAGGGCGAGCGCGGCACGGAGACGACGTACGGCGACCCCGTCGACGCGGCTCGACGGTGGGTTGACGCGGGCGCGGAGACCCTCCATCTCGTCGACCTCGACGGCGCGTTCGAGGGCGAGCGCGCGAACGCGGACGCGGTCGAGCGCGTCGTCGACGCCGTGGACGTCCCCGTCCAGCTCGGCGGCGGCATCCGGACGGCGGCGGACGCGCGCGACCTCCTCGACCGCGGCGTCGACCGCGTCATCCTCGGGACGGCGGCCGTCCAGGACCCCGAGATAGTGGGCGAGATCAGCGAGACGCATCCCGAGTCGGTCGTGGTGAGTCTGGACGCGAAGGACGGCGAGGTCGTCGTCGAGGGCTGGACGGAGTCGACGGGCCTCGACCCGGCCGAGGCGGCGACGCGGTACGCCGACCTCGGCGCGTGCGCGATCCTCTTCACCGACGTCGACGTCGAGGGACGCCTGGAGGGCGTGGCGACGGAGCCGGTCCGCGAGCTCGCGGCCGCGGTCGACCTGCCGGTGATCGCGAGCGGCGGCGTGGCGTCCGTCGAGGACGTGCTCGCGCTCCGCGACGCTGGTGCGGCGGCGACGGTCGTCGGGAGCGCGCTCTACGAGGGCCGGTTCTCGCTCGCCGACGCCCGCGACGCACTCGCGACCGACCGCGAGGACTGA
- the fer gene encoding ferredoxin Fer: MPTVEYLNYETLDDQGWDMDDDDLFAKAEEAGLDDEDYGSLEVNQGEYILEAAEAQGYDWPFSCRAGACANCAAIVTEGEIDMDMQQILSDEEVEEKMVRLTCIGSPATDEVQIVYNAKHLDYLQNRVI; the protein is encoded by the coding sequence ATGCCCACGGTAGAATACCTCAACTACGAAACTCTCGACGACCAGGGCTGGGACATGGACGACGACGACCTCTTCGCGAAGGCCGAGGAGGCCGGACTCGACGACGAGGACTACGGCTCCCTCGAAGTCAACCAGGGCGAGTACATCCTCGAGGCCGCCGAGGCCCAGGGCTACGACTGGCCGTTCTCGTGCCGCGCCGGTGCCTGCGCGAACTGCGCAGCCATCGTCACGGAGGGCGAGATCGACATGGACATGCAGCAGATCCTCAGCGACGAAGAGGTCGAAGAGAAGATGGTTCGCCTGACCTGCATCGGGTCGCCGGCCACAGACGAGGTCCAGATCGTCTACAACGCCAAGCACCTCGACTACCTCCAGAACCGCGTCATCTGA
- the hisI gene encoding phosphoribosyl-AMP cyclohydrolase — protein sequence MTDAVDVDFGEDGLVPAVAQDAESGEVLMLAYVDREALDATRETGLAHYHSRSRDELWQKGGSSGHVQRVADVRVDCDADALLYLVEQEGGACHTGYESCFHRTLEGEVVGDRAFDPEDVYDE from the coding sequence ATGACCGACGCCGTCGATGTCGACTTCGGGGAGGATGGTCTCGTGCCGGCGGTTGCGCAGGATGCGGAGTCGGGCGAGGTCCTGATGCTGGCGTACGTCGACCGGGAGGCGCTGGATGCGACTCGCGAGACGGGGCTGGCGCACTATCATTCGCGGTCGCGCGACGAGCTCTGGCAGAAGGGCGGGAGTAGCGGGCACGTTCAGCGCGTCGCGGACGTGCGCGTGGACTGCGACGCGGACGCGCTGCTCTACCTCGTCGAGCAGGAGGGCGGGGCGTGTCACACGGGCTACGAGTCTTGTTTCCATCGGACGCTCGAGGGTGAGGTCGTGGGCGACCGTGCGTTCGACCCCGAGGACGTGTACGATGAGTGA
- the glmM gene encoding phosphoglucosamine mutase gives MKVFGSSGTRGVANEELTPEFVLRVAKAAGTAGRADRVAIARDTRATGRMLADAAASGLASVGVDVDRLGVVPTPAAQAYSEREGVPVVVVTASHNPPEYNGVKLVGADGVELAVEDLERVEDVLIGESFADATWDEVGDVTRVADAGDRYVDELLAAVDRQRIADADLTVALDPGHGAGALTSPEFFRELGCRVVTVNAQPDGHFPGRNPEPVPENLEDLGRLVRATDADVGIAHDGDADRAIFYDESGTYVEGDATLAALAAATLDAGDTTVSAVNVSQRLVDVAAETGATLELTPIGSTNIITRIEELIADGEHVPVAGEGNGGIFFPDYRLARDGAYVAARFLELVADRPVSEIVAPYGDYHNVRRNLEYDTEDERNAMLDAAEAVADDADAELTTIDGYRLDYGDAWVLARPSGTEPLVRVYAEAHSAERANELVEFVVSALAGARDDT, from the coding sequence ATGAAGGTATTCGGTTCGAGCGGGACGCGAGGCGTCGCCAACGAGGAGCTGACGCCCGAGTTCGTCCTGCGCGTCGCGAAGGCCGCGGGCACGGCCGGGCGCGCGGACCGCGTCGCCATCGCGCGGGACACGCGAGCGACCGGTCGCATGCTCGCCGACGCCGCCGCCAGCGGCCTGGCGAGCGTCGGCGTCGACGTCGACCGCCTCGGCGTCGTCCCGACACCGGCCGCACAGGCGTACAGCGAACGCGAGGGCGTCCCCGTCGTCGTCGTCACCGCGAGCCACAACCCGCCGGAGTACAACGGCGTGAAGCTCGTCGGCGCCGACGGCGTCGAACTCGCGGTCGAGGACCTAGAGCGCGTCGAGGACGTCCTCATCGGGGAGTCGTTCGCGGACGCCACCTGGGACGAGGTCGGGGACGTCACGCGGGTCGCCGACGCCGGCGACCGGTACGTCGACGAGCTGCTCGCGGCCGTCGACCGCCAGCGAATCGCCGACGCCGACCTCACCGTCGCGCTCGACCCCGGGCACGGCGCGGGTGCGCTCACGAGCCCCGAGTTCTTCCGGGAACTGGGCTGCAGGGTCGTCACCGTCAACGCCCAGCCGGACGGGCACTTCCCCGGCCGGAACCCCGAGCCCGTCCCGGAGAACCTCGAGGACCTCGGGCGGCTCGTGCGGGCGACGGACGCCGACGTCGGCATCGCGCACGACGGCGACGCCGACCGCGCCATCTTCTACGACGAATCCGGAACCTACGTCGAGGGCGACGCCACGCTCGCCGCGCTCGCCGCCGCGACGCTCGACGCCGGCGACACCACCGTATCGGCCGTGAACGTCAGTCAGCGCCTCGTCGACGTCGCCGCCGAGACCGGCGCGACCCTCGAGCTGACGCCGATCGGGTCGACGAACATCATCACGCGCATCGAGGAGCTCATCGCGGACGGCGAGCACGTGCCCGTCGCCGGCGAGGGCAACGGCGGGATCTTCTTCCCCGACTACCGGCTGGCTCGCGACGGCGCGTACGTCGCCGCGCGCTTCCTCGAACTCGTCGCCGACCGCCCAGTCAGCGAGATCGTCGCGCCGTACGGCGACTACCACAACGTCCGCCGGAACCTCGAGTACGACACCGAGGACGAACGGAACGCGATGCTCGACGCCGCCGAAGCCGTCGCCGACGACGCCGACGCCGAACTGACGACGATCGACGGCTACCGACTCGACTACGGCGACGCGTGGGTGCTCGCGCGTCCCTCGGGCACGGAACCACTCGTGCGCGTCTACGCCGAAGCGCACAGCGCCGAGCGCGCGAACGAGCTCGTGGAGTTCGTCGTCTCCGCGCTCGCCGGCGCCCGCGACGACACCTGA
- the prs gene encoding ribose-phosphate diphosphokinase: MIFGGANSQSLAAALASELDDELALVDYERFPDGELKTNVGDVDPERAIVVGSTVDSDAHVRCLQLQDAVREAGASEVVTVLPYMGYARQDEAFAVGDPVSARAMARAISTGADRVLTVNPHETAVCEFFEPTATAVDAAAVLAEPLPDDLADPLFLAPDEGARGLAGTVRDAYGRGAVDHFVKQRFSGDDVEVTPSDAAVAGRDVVVVDDIVATGTTMSESIAVLGERSAASVSVATVHPLFARNAVTKLERAGVERIVGTDTLERPQSVVSVAPAISNHL; this comes from the coding sequence ATGATCTTCGGTGGGGCGAACTCCCAGTCGCTCGCGGCGGCGTTGGCGAGCGAACTCGACGACGAGCTGGCGCTCGTCGACTACGAGCGGTTCCCTGACGGCGAGTTGAAGACGAACGTCGGCGACGTCGACCCCGAGCGGGCGATCGTCGTGGGGTCGACGGTCGACAGCGACGCGCACGTTCGGTGCCTCCAGCTCCAGGACGCGGTCCGGGAGGCGGGCGCGAGCGAGGTCGTGACGGTCCTGCCGTACATGGGGTACGCGCGCCAGGACGAGGCGTTCGCGGTCGGCGACCCCGTGTCGGCGCGAGCGATGGCGCGCGCGATCTCGACGGGCGCGGACCGCGTGCTGACCGTGAACCCACACGAGACGGCGGTCTGCGAGTTCTTCGAGCCGACGGCGACCGCGGTCGACGCCGCCGCCGTGCTCGCCGAACCACTGCCCGACGACCTCGCTGACCCACTCTTCCTCGCGCCGGACGAGGGCGCGCGCGGGCTCGCGGGGACGGTGCGGGACGCGTACGGTCGCGGCGCCGTCGACCACTTCGTGAAGCAGCGCTTTAGCGGCGACGACGTGGAGGTGACGCCGAGCGACGCCGCGGTCGCGGGGCGGGACGTCGTCGTCGTCGACGACATCGTCGCCACCGGCACGACGATGAGCGAGTCGATCGCGGTACTGGGCGAGCGGTCGGCGGCGTCCGTGTCGGTCGCGACCGTCCACCCGCTGTTCGCGAGGAACGCCGTCACGAAACTCGAGCGCGCCGGTGTCGAACGCATCGTCGGCACTGACACCCTCGAGCGCCCCCAGAGCGTCGTCAGCGTCGCGCCCGCCATTTCGAATCACCTGTGA
- a CDS encoding heme NO-binding domain-containing protein: MHGILHKSLKSYVAENMGEDVWDDVLDRAEIDPKLYLPVSHYPDSDLTDALSVIAAMSGHDEPAVERDFGSFLADDLLSTFKAHVRDDWSTFDLLESLPTIYAQIEAQNEETNTPDVATNRLGADEMVLEFRSERDLCTLGEGVVVGVGEVLEDPCEVTQETCVREGDAHCEFHVERV, translated from the coding sequence ATGCACGGAATCCTCCACAAGTCACTCAAGTCGTACGTCGCCGAGAACATGGGCGAGGACGTCTGGGACGACGTCCTCGACCGCGCGGAGATCGACCCGAAGCTGTACCTGCCGGTGTCGCACTACCCGGACTCGGACCTGACCGACGCGCTGTCGGTGATCGCGGCGATGAGCGGGCACGACGAGCCCGCCGTCGAGCGGGACTTCGGGTCGTTCCTCGCGGACGACCTCCTGTCGACGTTCAAGGCGCACGTCCGCGACGACTGGTCGACGTTCGACCTCCTCGAGTCGCTCCCCACCATCTACGCCCAGATCGAGGCGCAGAACGAGGAGACGAACACGCCGGACGTCGCCACGAACCGCCTGGGCGCGGACGAGATGGTGCTCGAGTTCCGCTCCGAGCGGGACCTCTGTACGCTCGGCGAGGGCGTCGTCGTCGGCGTCGGCGAGGTGCTCGAGGACCCCTGCGAGGTCACGCAAGAGACGTGCGTGCGCGAGGGCGACGCGCACTGCGAGTTCCACGTCGAACGGGTCTGA
- the ileS gene encoding isoleucine--tRNA ligase, with protein sequence MERFEEVADQYDPDAVEDRVFEHWDAVDAYEQTRRHREGEETFFFVDGPPYTSGAAHMGTTWNKTLKDAFIRYYRMQGFDVTDRPGYDMHGLPIETRVEENLGFENKKDIEEFGVENFIEECKDFADDQLEGLQSDFQSFGVWMDWENPYKTVNPEYMEAAWFGFEKAHQRGLVEQGQRSINQCPRCETAIANNEVERHDVHKPAIYVQFPLVGEEGSLVIWTTTPWTIPANTFVAVEDGAEYAKVRAEKDGESDVLWVSASQVEEVLKAGRYDDYEVLETVESDDLVGKTYEYPLPEEVPEHAQGEGAGEVYTAEYADASDKSGMVHSAPGHGEEDFERGRELDLEIFCPVESDGRFGDSGGKYAGQFVRDANENVITDLDAKGLLLAHDENYLVEGEGQCWRCDTDIVRLVTDQWFITVSDIKDELLANIEDSEWHPSDARDNRFRDFVEGSPDWNVSRQRYWGIPIPIWTCDSDDCDHLNVVDTRETLADRVHQDVDPDSVDLHKPTVDDLTMDCEGCGAEATRVPDVFDVWLDSSVASWGTLDYPEDDSRFDELWPADLIMEAHDQTRGWFWSQLGMGTAAFGEIPYEEVLMHGWALMPDGRTMSKSKGILVDPQEVIDEYGVDPMRGFLLSQNPQGSDMKFSWDGMDEMQRDLNILWNVFRFPLPYMEMDGFVPGDDDLVNLDTRLVDEWVLARLQSVEREMTEHWEDRRPDKALDALLSFVVEDVSRFYVQAIRERVWEEDASESKLAAYATVYEVLHDVVALLAPFAPFVADEMYATLTGDTGFDTVHMRDWPAVDETWVDEELEADVELLRAIEESGSNARQQADRKLRWPVARVVVAPNDERTYDAVDRHRNLLAERLNAREIELVEPEEQWGELAYSARADMSELGPAFGDRAGEVMEALNEVRVGETDLDALRDAVGEPDVAESMVEFETETPDGVAGSTFDVAGDTKGVVYVDTTLTEDIESEGYAREVIRRVQEMRKDLELDVDEHVHLSVDVADDRIAGLVDEHRDLVAEETRGTFADDVDGHTREWDVEGVAVTISVEPVAEAEA encoded by the coding sequence ATGGAACGGTTCGAGGAGGTCGCGGACCAGTACGACCCCGACGCGGTCGAGGACCGCGTGTTCGAGCACTGGGACGCGGTCGACGCCTACGAGCAGACCCGACGGCACCGCGAGGGCGAGGAGACGTTCTTCTTCGTCGACGGCCCGCCGTACACGTCGGGTGCGGCGCACATGGGGACGACGTGGAACAAGACCCTGAAGGACGCGTTCATCCGGTACTATCGGATGCAGGGGTTCGACGTCACGGACCGCCCGGGCTACGACATGCACGGGCTCCCCATCGAGACGCGCGTCGAGGAGAACCTCGGGTTCGAGAACAAGAAGGACATCGAGGAGTTCGGCGTCGAGAACTTCATCGAGGAGTGCAAGGACTTCGCGGACGACCAGCTCGAGGGGCTCCAGTCGGACTTCCAGAGCTTCGGCGTCTGGATGGACTGGGAGAATCCCTACAAGACGGTGAATCCGGAGTACATGGAGGCGGCGTGGTTCGGGTTCGAGAAGGCTCACCAGCGCGGGCTCGTCGAGCAAGGACAGCGCTCCATCAACCAGTGTCCGCGCTGCGAGACCGCGATCGCGAACAACGAGGTCGAGCGGCACGACGTCCACAAGCCCGCGATCTACGTGCAGTTCCCGCTCGTGGGCGAGGAGGGGAGTCTCGTCATCTGGACGACGACGCCGTGGACGATCCCCGCGAACACGTTCGTCGCCGTGGAGGACGGCGCCGAGTACGCGAAGGTCCGCGCCGAGAAAGACGGGGAGAGCGACGTGCTCTGGGTGTCCGCGAGCCAGGTCGAGGAGGTCCTGAAGGCCGGGCGCTACGACGACTACGAGGTCCTGGAGACGGTCGAGAGCGACGACCTCGTCGGCAAGACCTACGAGTACCCGCTCCCCGAGGAGGTCCCCGAGCACGCCCAGGGCGAGGGCGCGGGCGAGGTGTACACCGCAGAGTACGCGGACGCCAGCGACAAGTCCGGGATGGTGCACTCCGCGCCCGGGCACGGCGAGGAGGACTTCGAGCGCGGCCGCGAACTCGACCTGGAGATCTTCTGTCCGGTCGAGAGCGACGGTCGTTTCGGCGACTCGGGCGGGAAGTACGCCGGCCAGTTCGTGCGGGACGCGAACGAGAACGTCATCACGGACCTCGACGCGAAGGGCCTCCTGCTCGCGCACGACGAGAACTACCTCGTCGAGGGCGAAGGGCAGTGCTGGCGCTGTGACACCGACATCGTCCGACTCGTCACCGACCAGTGGTTCATCACGGTCAGCGACATCAAGGACGAGCTCCTCGCGAACATCGAAGATTCGGAGTGGCATCCGAGCGACGCCCGGGACAACCGGTTCCGGGACTTCGTCGAGGGGTCGCCGGACTGGAACGTCTCCCGGCAGCGCTACTGGGGCATCCCCATCCCCATCTGGACGTGCGACAGCGACGACTGCGACCACCTGAACGTCGTCGACACGCGCGAGACGCTCGCCGACCGCGTCCACCAGGACGTCGACCCCGATTCGGTCGACCTCCACAAGCCGACCGTCGACGACCTGACGATGGACTGCGAGGGCTGCGGCGCGGAAGCGACCCGAGTGCCGGACGTGTTCGACGTCTGGCTGGACTCCTCGGTCGCCTCCTGGGGGACGCTCGACTACCCCGAGGACGACTCGCGGTTCGACGAACTCTGGCCCGCGGACCTCATCATGGAGGCCCACGACCAGACACGGGGCTGGTTCTGGAGCCAGCTCGGGATGGGGACCGCGGCGTTCGGCGAGATCCCCTACGAGGAGGTTCTCATGCACGGGTGGGCGCTTATGCCCGACGGCCGCACGATGAGCAAGTCCAAGGGCATCCTCGTCGACCCGCAGGAGGTCATCGACGAGTACGGCGTCGACCCCATGCGCGGGTTCCTCCTCTCCCAGAACCCGCAGGGGAGCGACATGAAGTTCTCGTGGGACGGCATGGACGAGATGCAGCGGGACCTCAACATCCTCTGGAACGTCTTCCGGTTCCCGCTGCCGTACATGGAGATGGACGGGTTCGTGCCGGGCGACGACGACCTCGTGAACCTCGACACGCGCCTCGTCGACGAGTGGGTGCTCGCGCGCCTCCAGTCCGTCGAACGGGAGATGACCGAGCACTGGGAGGACCGCCGTCCCGACAAGGCCCTGGACGCGCTCCTCTCCTTCGTCGTCGAGGACGTGTCGCGGTTCTACGTGCAGGCGATCCGCGAGCGCGTCTGGGAGGAGGACGCCTCCGAGAGCAAGCTGGCGGCGTACGCGACCGTCTACGAGGTCCTCCACGACGTCGTCGCGCTGCTGGCGCCGTTCGCGCCGTTCGTCGCGGACGAGATGTACGCGACGCTCACGGGCGACACCGGGTTCGATACCGTCCACATGCGGGACTGGCCCGCGGTCGACGAGACGTGGGTCGACGAGGAACTGGAGGCGGACGTCGAGTTGCTGCGCGCCATCGAGGAATCCGGGTCGAACGCGCGCCAGCAGGCCGACCGGAAGCTCCGCTGGCCGGTCGCGAGGGTCGTGGTCGCACCGAACGACGAGCGGACGTACGACGCCGTCGACCGCCACCGGAACCTCCTCGCCGAGCGCTTGAACGCGCGCGAGATCGAGCTCGTGGAGCCCGAGGAGCAGTGGGGCGAGCTCGCGTACTCGGCGCGCGCGGACATGAGCGAACTCGGGCCGGCGTTCGGCGACCGCGCCGGCGAGGTCATGGAGGCACTGAACGAGGTGCGCGTCGGGGAGACGGACCTCGACGCGCTCCGGGACGCCGTCGGCGAACCCGACGTCGCCGAGTCGATGGTCGAATTCGAGACGGAGACGCCCGATGGCGTCGCCGGGTCGACGTTCGACGTCGCTGGCGACACGAAGGGCGTCGTCTACGTCGACACGACGCTCACCGAGGACATCGAGAGCGAAGGCTACGCCAGAGAGGTCATCCGGCGCGTTCAGGAGATGCGCAAGGACCTCGAACTCGACGTCGACGAGCACGTCCACCTCTCCGTGGACGTCGCCGACGACCGCATCGCCGGTCTCGTCGACGAGCACCGCGATCTCGTCGCCGAGGAGACGCGCGGGACGTTCGCCGACGACGTCGACGGCCACACCCGCGAGTGGGACGTCGAGGGCGTCGCGGTGACCATCTCGGTCGAACCGGTCGCCGAAGCCGAAGCCTGA
- a CDS encoding HIT family protein → MSEDCIFCQIVAGDIPSRSVYEDDDAFAFLDANPMAPGHTLVVPKEHHETLADLPEDAGAAVFAALHRLTPVVEDAVDADASTVAFNNGEAAGQEVGHVHGHIIPRFDGDGGGPVHAVAGARPDLDDDELDAIADRIANAAD, encoded by the coding sequence ATGAGCGAGGACTGCATCTTCTGTCAGATCGTCGCCGGAGACATCCCGAGTCGCAGCGTCTACGAGGACGACGACGCGTTCGCGTTCCTCGACGCGAACCCGATGGCGCCCGGGCACACGCTCGTCGTCCCGAAAGAACACCACGAGACGCTCGCCGATCTCCCCGAGGACGCCGGTGCGGCGGTGTTCGCCGCCCTCCACCGGCTGACGCCCGTCGTCGAGGACGCCGTGGACGCGGACGCATCGACGGTCGCGTTCAACAACGGCGAAGCCGCCGGCCAGGAGGTCGGGCACGTCCACGGGCACATCATCCCGCGCTTCGACGGCGACGGCGGCGGCCCCGTCCACGCCGTCGCTGGCGCTCGCCCGGACCTCGACGACGACGAACTCGACGCCATCGCCGACCGCATCGCGAACGCCGCCGACTGA
- a CDS encoding CpsD/CapB family tyrosine-protein kinase, whose amino-acid sequence MSTPQAVAVAGVTGGAGTTRLAVETAAVLARAGRDVAVFDAAFGTQGLAQYVPGRVDVDATALLADDAVAPSDGFVDLPVDADGRVAACPARAPFAALAAAKTPAAAERFADVLRESASAFDHVIVDTPPVADNPSVAAVAAADRTALVAPATQRGADALPRLRDRLADVDAATGGDLVVANQAPDAHPVDADVDVPASDATAVADAPVCDGTATGAFPAAVRDLAEVAFTVDLDLDLEPTGVVARFRDV is encoded by the coding sequence ATGTCCACGCCACAGGCCGTCGCCGTCGCCGGCGTCACCGGCGGTGCGGGAACGACCCGGCTCGCCGTCGAGACCGCCGCCGTGCTCGCCCGGGCCGGTCGCGACGTCGCCGTGTTCGACGCCGCGTTCGGGACGCAAGGGCTCGCCCAGTACGTCCCCGGTCGCGTCGACGTCGACGCCACCGCACTGCTCGCCGACGACGCCGTCGCGCCGAGCGACGGGTTCGTCGACCTGCCCGTCGACGCCGACGGCCGGGTCGCCGCCTGCCCTGCTCGCGCACCGTTCGCCGCGCTCGCCGCGGCGAAGACGCCCGCCGCCGCCGAGCGGTTCGCGGACGTCCTCCGGGAGAGCGCGAGCGCGTTCGACCACGTCATCGTCGACACCCCGCCCGTCGCCGACAACCCGAGCGTCGCCGCCGTCGCCGCCGCCGACCGGACCGCGCTCGTCGCGCCCGCCACCCAGCGCGGCGCGGACGCCCTCCCACGACTCCGCGACCGCCTCGCGGACGTCGACGCCGCCACCGGCGGCGACCTCGTCGTCGCGAACCAAGCGCCCGACGCACACCCCGTCGACGCCGACGTGGACGTCCCCGCGAGCGACGCGACCGCCGTCGCCGACGCCCCGGTCTGCGACGGCACCGCGACGGGTGCGTTCCCCGCCGCCGTCCGCGACCTCGCCGAAGTCGCGTTCACCGTCGACCTCGACCTCGACCTGGAACCGACGGGCGTCGTCGCCCGATTCCGCGACGTCTAG
- a CDS encoding transcription initiation factor IIB family protein, translating into MATTACPECDGTVRPDCDESVCTDCGLVVDTDHVDRGPDWRSFDDGPADGKRTGAPLTRSRHDRGLSTTIGHGSETRLTGRKRRRVARMRREHARARISTKRDRNQVYAFTEIRRLVGALSLPDSIRDQACTIFESAQEEDLLQGRTLEGFAAAAVYATCRVRSLSRTVEALVDVARADERELRVAYDALNRDLGLPTGPVDPREYLPRYANELDLDQSIEGRAHDLATAAVDSGHATGRNPSGVAAGCLYLAASEAGAPCTQAEAAEAADVSAVTVRHTYQALDAETN; encoded by the coding sequence ATGGCAACGACCGCCTGCCCCGAGTGCGATGGCACCGTTCGACCGGACTGCGACGAATCCGTCTGTACGGACTGCGGCCTCGTCGTCGACACCGACCACGTCGACCGCGGCCCCGACTGGCGGAGCTTCGACGACGGCCCCGCCGACGGCAAACGGACGGGCGCGCCGCTGACGCGGTCGCGTCACGACCGCGGTCTGTCGACGACGATCGGTCACGGGTCGGAGACGCGACTCACGGGTCGGAAGCGCCGCCGCGTCGCGCGGATGCGTCGCGAGCACGCCAGGGCGCGCATCTCCACGAAGCGCGACCGGAATCAGGTGTACGCATTCACGGAGATCCGGCGGCTCGTCGGCGCGCTCTCGCTCCCGGACTCCATCCGCGATCAGGCGTGCACGATCTTCGAGTCCGCTCAGGAGGAGGACCTCCTCCAGGGCCGCACCCTGGAGGGGTTCGCGGCCGCCGCGGTGTACGCGACGTGTCGCGTCCGGTCGCTCTCGCGGACCGTCGAGGCGCTCGTCGACGTCGCTCGCGCCGACGAGCGCGAGCTTCGCGTCGCCTACGACGCCCTGAACCGCGACCTCGGCCTCCCCACGGGTCCCGTCGATCCGCGCGAGTACCTGCCGCGGTACGCGAACGAACTCGACCTCGACCAATCGATCGAGGGTCGCGCGCACGACCTGGCGACGGCCGCGGTCGACTCCGGGCACGCGACCGGCCGGAACCCCAGCGGCGTCGCCGCCGGCTGCCTCTACCTCGCCGCGAGCGAAGCCGGCGCACCCTGCACGCAGGCCGAGGCGGCCGAGGCGGCCGACGTCTCCGCGGTCACGGTCCGGCACACCTACCAGGCGCTCGACGCGGAGACGAACTGA
- a CDS encoding P-loop NTPase, translating to MILAVAGGKGGVGKSTVALNVADALSAVVVDADLAMADLPGGRGPDLHDVLADRASPLEAVRDVDGVRVLACGRTLAGARASDVRALAPALGVVEREFGRVVVDCPAGMAADAGVALAVADRVGLVVEPSAFALPAAVRTRALARELSAGLAGVVVNRAPAGMDASRFARALGAPAVTVPASDAVANAQARGRPAAREHPEADAVAAFARAARVLAAGAKDGAAAEPAARRSNQ from the coding sequence GTGATCCTCGCGGTCGCGGGCGGGAAGGGCGGCGTCGGCAAGTCGACGGTCGCGCTGAACGTCGCGGACGCGCTGTCGGCGGTGGTGGTGGACGCGGACCTGGCGATGGCGGACCTCCCCGGCGGCCGCGGCCCGGACCTCCACGACGTGCTCGCGGACCGGGCGAGCCCGCTCGAGGCGGTCCGCGACGTCGACGGCGTGCGCGTGCTGGCGTGCGGGCGAACGCTCGCCGGTGCGCGAGCGAGCGACGTCCGTGCGCTCGCGCCCGCCCTTGGGGTCGTCGAGCGCGAGTTCGGGCGCGTCGTCGTAGACTGTCCGGCGGGGATGGCGGCGGACGCCGGCGTGGCACTCGCGGTCGCCGACCGCGTCGGCCTCGTCGTCGAACCGTCCGCGTTCGCGCTCCCGGCAGCGGTCCGGACGCGTGCGCTCGCCCGGGAACTCTCCGCCGGCCTCGCGGGCGTCGTCGTCAACCGCGCACCGGCGGGGATGGACGCGAGCCGGTTCGCTCGCGCGCTCGGCGCCCCGGCGGTGACGGTGCCGGCGTCGGACGCGGTCGCGAACGCGCAGGCCCGCGGTCGCCCGGCCGCACGAGAGCACCCCGAAGCCGACGCAGTCGCAGCGTTCGCGAGAGCGGCTAGGGTGCTCGCCGCCGGCGCGAAAGACGGTGCGGCAGCCGAACCCGCGGCTCGTCGATCGAATCAGTAG